The window ATCAGAATGGttaactttgtttttctttcctctcatatTCTATGTTCAGCTGATTCTCCATCTTTTTTGCCCAAAATAATAAATTCAAGCCTACAATTTAAAAGGAATATTGTTATTGTTCTTCAAGTGGATCACATTTGAATTAATTAAATGTGTGCAGCTCAACAGAGCAAGGTGAGGCTGACTATTCTAGTTGATCATGTCATCGAACCTCTGTACACTCAAATTTTAGCCAATTTAGAAAGATAGATTTCCACGACTGGTGGTCTCAAGGGCAACATTACAACCATGGCAAAGGCAAATATATACCAGGTTTCAAAAGCAGCACAGGAGAAGTCTATGGggtcaaatattaaataaacatcTGACTGATTTCTTTAACATGAAGTCTTTAAAATTTGAATCTCCAAGTCTATAGTTAACATGCTCATATCCATGTTCCTTAATCTTCCAGCTCCAAGTCTTCTAACTCATCTTCTAGCTCATCAAGATCTTCACCAGTAAAAAGATTTTCATCTACCGGAACACCATCAATATGGCCATCTGCTAATTCTCCATCCAGTTTACCATCTTTTTCATGATCAACTCCACCTGAGGCTTCAtctaatttattttctgcaataaatGAAAATGTATCATTTTCTCCAAATAAGTAGAATATTTCCATGAAAAATTATAAAACCAAATCTAAAACTTCAGATTGTATCTACAAAGGAATGGAGATATCCAAACATTTATCAAATTTGTGATAATACACATCAACAGGGAGGATATGCTGATAAACTTTAATATTTGGGCATTTGCCATCTTTTCAATTAATGCTTCGTTAGATAATAATTACTTTGAGGCAATGTACTATAATGGATTTAATTTAAGCTTCTCtactttttcccccccccactttataTACATTTTCTGGCAAATTCAATAGATCTTCGTCACAAAAGAGGGAAAaactcaaaaaagaaaaaaatggagataATTTGATCAGATCCAGTCAAAGTCCACATTTTCTGTAAGAGTgcacacatgacatcatatacaaaccTGAGAGGTTTTTTTTGACATTGACCTTTGAGTTTGAAAGAACCGGTTATTCTTTTAAGATGAGGACAGCGTGGTTAAGAGTAGCGCTAAgtcccagcaacctgggtttgaacccAGCACTGTGAGgcattggtatgttctccccgtaacccATGTGGGTTTTCTTTGGGCACGCATTCTCCAAAAAAattacagggtttgtaggttaatttgggtggcacggactcgtagggcctgttacggtgctgtatctCAAATTTGCATAaaaatttaataatgaaataaaccATTAATTAATATCAGATGGTAACCACATGGCAAGCAGAGAACCAAGAATTTTTTGGCTCTCAAGCAACagaaaaggctgcagatgctgggatttgagacaaaaaaaaattgcaggaggAATTCAGCAACCGAGAAGAATGGAAGTTTTGAATAGTTTCATCCCAAAGCACCTGACTATTCCTTTCCCTCCAATGATGTTCAACCTCGGgttcatccagcagattgtttttggtCTTTTGGATCATCAACATGGCCTTTTCAACTGATGTATACATTACTGAAACAGGTCCAGAATGTAAAATGTTTAGGACACATGTAATACAAGAGTTGAATTCGTGTCACACACAGAAATGAGCATCCTAATGGGCAACAGGGTGACCAAgttaaggaattaaatatccCAAAATTCTATTCTGAGAGGAGACAGGCAAaatggaagagaacacagaacagCCATCTTATTAAAGACATGATCAATGAGAGGGAAGTAGAAGTTTGGCTCAGATCCAGTTTGATCACCTGGATTTCAAAAGAAACATCTGATTGAATCCACTCACCATCTGTTTCATTTGACATTTCTTTGGGTAAACTTGCAGAGTGTGTTTCTCCTTTCCGGTCAAACCCAGTTGAAACTGTAATGCCAGTCTGATCTATTTCTATTGGCACAAATCGGGAAACATCAATGTCATTGATTTGAGCTGCCTCTTCAACCTGGAAATGAGGAGAGTAAGTCAGAGACCTAATATGACAGGAAAGGTGCAAAAGGCATTGTGCAGTGACAGTTACCTCTTCATTTTGTTCCTGAGGATAATGGGCATCATCTgcttcatcatcatcagcattgaTCAATTCAGGTCGGAATTCGAAGACTTCACGCCCACTCACCTAGAGACGAAGAATCGTTTCACAAACAAGTTCGTTTGAATAAGTAGTAAACAGGATCAATTCAGTAGGTGATGAAATCAGCAAACTATACATACACCAAAGGCTTTGCCAGCATTGAAATCTGCTTTCCTCTTTTCTAGATCTTGCAGAGATTTTTCAATTTTCTCACGTCTTTTCCTTTTCTTCCATTCCAGGAAGGTTTCAAGAGTAATTCTAGTTACTTCTGGACCTAAAGCTGCTCTCTTAAAATTTAAAGACAACATCTTACTTTTAttgttaaagtttttttttaaattatatgatagCTTCAATTGAATAGTACAACTTGAATAATTATCTTGAACGACTACAACGTACAGAAAGTTGTGCAGTTAAGGAATCAAAATATGAAAACCGTTCAAAACTAATACAATCAAATCTCGTTAGAAcgtggtagttggggtccaagatttcataccgcgttacaaCCGAGTCGCAGAACAGATACATATATGTCGTGATtctggaagcaggaaaacagaatactgtgacttaAGCCCTAGAATAAGACCTTTAatctccacatattaacatacacatcttgtaaatgagtcataagagcccatttttgagtttgtggctgttagccacaGTTAGCCTGATATCCGAAAATCAATGTTTAGGGTCTACCGACACCAGCGCTATAAGCAATTCCGCAGATTAACAAATCCCATTGCactgaggtttcactgtatttggtTGAAGCCCTTTGATAGAtcagcaaaggaaaaaaaaattactttgtaTGACATATATACCCATTAGATATTTTAATATCTAGCGTCACCATGTGGAGAGGACATGTACAGCAAACACTGCTTGGAACAGAACAAATTCAAAATTTGAAGCCCACGTTAATTGCGAGATATCCTTTGTTACAATAACTTTTCAGCCTATTCCAGATACATAACTGATTCAATGAGAATGTGAAAAACTCTTTTCCAAAATCTTATGAAATGTCGTTGTTCtaaaaacaattcttcattcatgagATTAATTAACAAAATGATCTCTACCTCCTTTTCTATCAAATCTTCTAATGAAATCTCCTCTTTTACTTCTTTTTTCTGGTTTTTCTTTAAAACAAAGCCTGGTGGCAAGGCGTGACGATACATACAGCTGTCTCCTCCTCCAGGACAGATCCAGAACCAGCCGTACTTGTTGTTTTCTATGGCTTCAAGAAAATGTTTGCATACCTAGTCCAGGAATAAGAGGCTCAATCACACACTTCTGTACAATTTATTTCACTGCTGTGATtccaataaattaaattttaatcatAACATGAATTAAAACATACTTTTTATTAAATATGAACTAGTTCTGCTCATTGGAATGAAATGGTTGCAAATATagtcagtggaaaagaaacagattaaaaaaatgttattcatGTTTATGAGAGGAACTCACCATTATGTTTTGGCACATAACTGGGAAATTTgttaaattcatttttttccccaagctcATGCTTCTTGCATCTTATGAAAAAACAATTGAGACTCATTATCCTCAATACCTTGCAAGAATTGATGGAGGTGCCAATATTTGCAGCCCTAGCCATTCTTGAAGCATTAAGTGGGTTTATGTCTTTACCTGCCCTTAAATCACATAAGCATGAATGTACAAAGTTCAGTCTTTGCTGTTAAAGTTTACTTACTATTGAGGTTTTCTTGTGTTCTGCATCGCCATGTTTTTTTTGGACTACTTCTTCCAGTTTCTTCACATCCCAATTATCCATTGTatctaaagaaaaaatatttttttcactgACTAACACCAAAGTATCCTAAATTGTTTAGACTAAAAATAGAAAAATCTTATTTTAAACGTTCAAGGCAATGGTATGTTCTGCACCAAACCTGGTTCAGCAAGTGCACGTCATTGGCAGGGACCAGCAGTACTGGTTCCAGGTTTGATGTGGCGCAAACTATTAACTCTCTGCCCCCTTACCTATTGGCCATAGATCTCTCTCCAGCCTGGAGATTTTGCTCTTAATCTCAACAGCCGTTGAGCTTGATGATACAAATCTCCAGTTCCATGCAgttgttatggaccatggacagtTTTATTTCTGACCAGGGACAGTTATTGACTGGGGAGCGGGAGAAAGGAGTGTGCACTCTGTGAAGCTCTACAGCAGCGAGCTGGGAGAGTGAACAGATGTGTGGAGCACAAGAACTGCGTGCTGAAGCTGGTGGGCTCACAGAGCATGCCCGCTGCTGTTTACCCCTTCCTCCAATCAGAAGTGCCAAAGACAAGTGCTGTGGCAGTTAAACTGTCCAGTGCACTGAGGAACCAACTGTCAGTATGTTCACCCTCCAGCTAAACGGCAGAAGGCTGAGCTGCTCTCTTCGCGGGTGCACAGTTCTGACAGCAGATTTTACACTGATTCCCAGTGTGTACGATCTGTGCTTCTCCAGTCCCCTTTCGAGAAGAGAACTGTGTGACAAAAGTCACGGTATAACCCAAGGCAGGGTTTTGGCAGAGAAGACTTTGTGTGACAGAGGGTCACCTGGTGCAACCCCAAAGAGGGCTTTAGAGGTGGAGACTTCATGCtagtgactaggaggtcactgtgaGAAACTCCCTTGTGAGAAAACCACAAAACTAAGGAAAGTCTCCTGAATTCACCTGCCAAGGTCATAAGTCTGCTCAGTGACAAGTCATCTCTCTCCACTTTCAATTCAGACCTGTGCACAACTGAACTAAGTCAttaaagcctggagaccagattctgTGGACTGTTCTTTTGACAGACTTACTTGATGAGACTGACTTGAGCTTTTATTTTGGGAGTTTATTTTGGGGCatttgcccccccacccccccaccccacatacacacaataaatatccattgttagtatatagttaccataaaggcttatgtttggGTGTTGAGTTTATTGAGATTATTATATAattgacaattgttaataaattttgagttaaacttaacccatctttcaattgctgctggtgaggtgTAACACAGTCAAATAAAGGAGAGATACCAAAACCAACTTCCATTACACGCAGTTGCATGATCTGGATGATATATTAACATAAGGAGAAGCTACTTCTTGTCACCAAGACTATGCTAGCTATAGTTCATACAAATCCCATATCTCAGTCCTAAGAACTTCTtttagtgccccccccccccccccctgtaatggaggattaaaaccatgtacccagatgctttttgcttatgtggaactgacgacactgggtccacacgcaggtcaccttactttcagaactagccaatgtaattaaactcagccatggggacttatctgaaaatacactttgaaatggaattccaccgtgaggcccagggaaagcagttgtcaaatacgacactctgaaattgacgtattggtcacaacctgtcttgctcaagaagttttaatgagtccttgtatctacgagataaaccaggctatcatagcatcctgctccataataattaatcttctaaattgtagaatagtatgctcagctttgattttgactgacaaatgttagagggagtgggtgcatgattaattgtttttggggtataaaagtctgtggtcctgctgctgaagtttagactctccgaggggtgggaacaccccttatcaagaaggaagaacagccagagtccgagcaacgtcccggtcgggggaggtggagaagctgctaccagagccctgacaacctactacaagtgtgcagttgttgcctcgcttcggcagttgggaccagtccaagcgttgataagtatagttgggaagggcttgcatattgtagtgtgaaatcagcttttgaattagtaataaacatttgtataaactgaactgctctcggtgtgtgtgtctattttctttcggtagctcaaacactgtgaccaatctaaaatgaacaaaatgagaggtataagtttacccaagacacccccCTACTTTCAAAATTGCATAGGTTACTCACACCATACTCAGCTGCACAATGATgacatcaacattttttttaatgaacacaaaaatctgcagatggtgtATGATGTAATACTGAAAAGtgatggagaagctcagcaggtcacacagcatccataggaagcaaaaggcaatcaatgttttgggacaGAGCCTTCACTGGGAATGTGGAAAAAACACTAGATGCCCAAGTAAAAACATTTTTGTTGTGAGTGTGCTGGCAGAGTGCTAGAATGTGCACCAGGTTCCCACCCCAGTTGAACCCAGTGCTAGCAGATACCAGTTTTAAACTACAGAATACACATTTGTGGATGGTCAGACTTGAAGCTTAACTATGCTACATGAATCAGCCATCTGCAGGGCAGTACAACCATGTGTATTTACTTATGATCTCTCGAATCCAGAAGTGTTCATTGGAAAAAAGTGAATGGTACGTGAAATGTAATCAGTAGAATCAAATGGGAGAAAACAACCAAATACAACAAATGTTAACGGGCTGTCGAAATCCCCAAGACCAAATGCTTTGCCTCCATATGATGGTATCATTCtagcttaaattaaaaaaagaaatttagaaaATGTTGTCACTGCTGTTTTTGCTGTACAACAGAAAAGGTTTTGGAATTGGGCCCCACAGAAATATCACTTGTGAATATTTCCATGACACAGAAGCATTCCATGTTGTCCATCAAATCTATGCCCACCCAAAGAGCAATCATCTTCCCATAATAATTTTCCCTGTTAACCTACCAATATTCCCTCATTCCCATTGCTAACTTACAATCATCGACACACCAAGGGCAACTTGGATTGGCTAATTAAATGTACCAATTTACACATTTTTGTGATGTGGTTACTGAGAGAGGCAAACATAGACAGCATCCCATGCCAGGAATGAAATGGAGTTGGTTGAACTGTGAGGTGGCAGTTGTAAAGTACTGCACCACTGTACTGCTTAATAATTCTTTATGCTAGTCAGTCAATAAGCAAGGCGGCACaaaagatttaaaatttaaaataaagagaaaatgtcagaaatacctatggatagatgttaaaattctcaaagatacgcTACACttcaaatcaccaatgcctgaagagggcgcacaaaatcagtgaaccggtgcggactcgaaaggccaacgtggcctgtttccgctctgtaaatggttatatcgtTATGGTTAACACTCATCAGATCAGGAGGTATTTATAAGGGAAAAGAGAATTATAATTTTAGGTTGGAAACAAGAAAGTGCAGATATTGGAAATCCAGCAATTTCTAGCTAACATTTTAGGTTTATGAGCTTTGATTGGAATTGTTTTAATACTTGTCATCAAAGGCGACTGTTTACAAATTGCCAGATGCCGTCAGAAATTAGGATTGTTCTCCAATGGCGAATTCAAAAGCTATATAAATATTACAATACACCTTTATCAGCATTATTAGATTAAATAGATTAGTGGGAACAATcttgatgttcaaaagacatttgcacATAGAATAGGCAGGCCTTAGAAGGACATGGggcgaatgcaggcaaatgggagtagCCCTGGAGAACTTGGTCGGCATgacgagttgggccaaaggtcTGTCCCTTCTGTATGGCCAAGACTCTACAACAGTTAAAATACATTTACAACATGACAAGCAAGCCTCATGTGGAAACAAAAAAACATATTTGCAAAGACCTTGCAAGACCTAGAGAAGTGGATACACGTGTATCAGTAATATTTGGCCCATAAATGTATTCCTGAAATTTATGAAATTCTAAACATAATGTCAAACAAGATACAAAGAGGAATCgagattcaattaaaaaaaatactgtaattaTTTAAGATAAATGATGTATGCTTTTTGTTTTCAAAATGTGTTGattctaaataaaatattttaaaaatgttctgtcAACTTACCCTTTTCAAGCTCTTCATCTCTGGCATCTACATATATACTGCGCTTTTCACTCTTTCTTTCAAGAGTCAGGTCATGTGAAAACTTGCATTTGTCACCTTTGGTACATTGACCTTGTTTGAAAAATGCACAGACCACAGATTTGGGATCTGCTCctggaaaaaataaattaacttCTTGTCATAACTTTTAATCTCAATTGGCATTTAAAAACATGTTATGCCCATTAAATAAATGTTGGCACAATATTAAAAATGTCACTGGGGATTtaagataaatatttaaaaagagatGCAGCTATAACAAATTTATTTCCACTTTACAgcagaataattaaaaaaaactcaaagttTGGCTATTATAGCTTAGAGAAGCTGTTAGTTGAGGGTGGTTAGGGAACGTAAAAGCGAAACATTAATGTGGCCACTATCATGGGGTCCGGAAGTAAAATACCTCTATGTTATATTAAATTCTGATTACCCCGAAAGTGGATTAtctgaaattctcagttatccaaaaaaatttgGACCTGGAAGTAATATCTGTTTGgctccaattttttttcccaaataattgaggatttcagaaaaataagaaatcctcagttatctgaattttATTCCCCCAGTGCTGAAATGATGTCAAAGATTGAAAAATTCttgaaattttggaaaaaaactgagaggaattttgagtttttggtgtagGATTATCTTATTTTGTTTAGGTTGctttttgatgagaattaaacattattttatgctttaaaagccttctctTTTTGTTTATTGTtgcttaaacactgttacaagtgatttgctgttgctattgggctgtttttaaaaaaagtgaccagttatccaaaaataccatttatccgaaataggcccagaCCCGACCATTTCTCAATGGATGAACAGTTTGTACGAGTTCACTAGAAACAAGGGATTAAATTTTAAACCAACCCATGGGCGGTTTCATCATTGCTATTCCCAGGAAATCAAGGTGGTATGCAAAATGACCTCCAAGAAGGAAGGTTCATCGTAGAAGAATGCAAATGTTATAATAAATTCTTTATTCTCGTGCATGAGTTTATTCTAAATAGATTTTTCCCACTGTGGATGTACTCAACAACCACTATTTAACATCCAACAATTTACTATGGCAGGAATTAGTACAACAGAGAATTTAGACAAACTAAAAGTTTCAGGTTCAAATGAAAACATTTTGGACAGCCATTAAAATTCTTTTCCCTCTCTCATCATTCTCAGTTTCTGATTCCCTTCATAATGCCTTATTTTACAAAAAGATTTGTTCAAGATTGGCAATGATTGtcgtacaggtacacgatcctttatccggacatctaaaatcaggaaagctccaaaatccggtaagaAGAAGCGGCTGGTGCTTGGGGAGGCGGCCggacgactggaagggggtggatacggcagcacaattcgggtgtgctttccaaaatctggaaaaatccaaaattcggaacacactgtcccccaagagttCTGGATAATGGATTGTGTACCTTTAATTACTATTTAGCTAAATGTATAACTTTCAACTGCTTAATTTCAGAAACAAATAACCCAAGTTGTCGACTTACAACATTCTCAGGAATTgtacacaaataaataagtacCAAAAAATACAAATATTCTGTGCACACATTCAAAACTAAATACTGATGAGTAGAATTACAAGTCTCCATTATGATGATAGGTAATTTCAAGAGTCCTCATGGGGCTAGACAGGGTGAATGCAAGGACAATACCACAATTTCAAAATATGGGTTCGGCCATTCAGGACTCAATCCAAAGAGCAGTGAAATCTTTGGAATTATTTACCCAAGAGCTTTGTAGAGTCTCAGTTGCTGAGTATAGATTAATAGAACTCTGGATCTAAAAGAAATTTAAGGTTAGGAAAATCGCATGAAgacgtaaaaaaaaaaaaaatcagtgaaaatCTTATTCACAGAGCAGACACAACAGGGTGAAAGCTTGCTCCTTGTTTCATTTACTGCATTATGTTACAACATTTAGATAGTTTCCAAAATTCTCAGCATTCTCACAAACATACAGTATATGTTGGTGTTGAGAAGTTAGGATTGGGTGCTGCTGTGAATGTGGCAATGGAGGTAGATGGGGCAGGGGGTGGCAGTGATACGAAATTGGATGTCAATGCAGCCAATGTATTTAAAGGCACCAGCTGATTTCTGAAATACATCTCTCTCCTACCAAAGTCTCTGCAGGTCTATGAAGAACGGAAGAATCAATGAGACTGATATGTTGGACTATTCCTGCTGGCCCAACGTCTTGCGATGCTGTATTGTAGATGCTACTGAAATAGGAGAACAAAATATAATATGGGAGACAGACAGTGAAAGATAGTATCATAATTGGGAAAGAAATAGACCAAATCTAAAATGAGAAAGGGATGTTAAAAAAACTGATGAGTAGATCTACAGACATGAAAGACATGATGCACAAGATCTGGTGTCATACAGGTTGGAGAACTCTGGATATTTTCTTTTACATAGTATGATTTTAAAGGAAATGTTTAGGCATAAAT of the Narcine bancroftii isolate sNarBan1 chromosome 4, sNarBan1.hap1, whole genome shotgun sequence genome contains:
- the zc3h15 gene encoding zinc finger CCCH domain-containing protein 15, producing the protein MPPKKSSSQPSKKIEQKKKEKIIEDKTFGLKNKKGAKQQKFIKTVTNQVKHGQAGGKQIPFGDERKSKKEDKKKELQELNELFKPVVVAQKISKGADPKSVVCAFFKQGQCTKGDKCKFSHDLTLERKSEKRSIYVDARDEELEKDTMDNWDVKKLEEVVQKKHGDAEHKKTSIVCKHFLEAIENNKYGWFWICPGGGDSCMYRHALPPGFVLKKNQKKEVKEEISLEDLIEKERAALGPEVTRITLETFLEWKKRKRREKIEKSLQDLEKRKADFNAGKAFGVSGREVFEFRPELINADDDEADDAHYPQEQNEEVEEAAQINDIDVSRFVPIEIDQTGITVSTGFDRKGETHSASLPKEMSNETDENKLDEASGGVDHEKDGKLDGELADGHIDGVPVDENLFTGEDLDELEDELEDLELED